The Podospora pseudocomata strain CBS 415.72m chromosome 1 map unlocalized CBS415.72m_1, whole genome shotgun sequence genome has a segment encoding these proteins:
- a CDS encoding uncharacterized protein (EggNog:ENOG503PHS1) has translation MKVSPPLRHNPLQVKVRPSPAYSTSGSLTPPSLSAGLAVEVPGLSRFKQSLKRKPPLFSLHPRVLLPVPKPSPADHSVNAPAAVCINTTAPAASRSRFIRGTRTWLSALVHNPSTLTFLPRHLSTKTMLEVTGYPQQQYFGGPAHRVFPPSPPAVPLSSSTPELLREVAFNASNYYSSSNPATKQQAETRSASVSSVSSSTSLTSPPSMQHGTSSRTISPVPSMTDSAIGNALVAGTHYQQSPQPQSYTPQAHTTLSLPSPSQYFQAHMAPPATLYSSLSQRQYSQSQHYGYQVGSISSHPSPLLMQSFPGLDFTHFATSSYHSPSSALHSYQTSPLLQYRPEVRGPSPFLKGLQSLPPHIISRIHRSFTYLECFQVSKVSRWFKEKFDPANLPVEDKIAGVRYAEQYYRRYFPGRASSSNASGSGREYDAKHPGSFGCYHCFQIKGPECFEQFKWNNHPEDDGNSETGSSASTPGPGAVSARSTPPKSSVSAYSSTGNPHYDPSLTRSSVTAAANNSRRASRAERTGSPASTSTAAGGSMPSTDSPRIKETWGIRRFCIDCGIRKQYYRPGDLIELCKTKEAVWVCQCWKIHWRPAEIKCTDCGSFIPLSTPSRRRGLNSQTIHCFFLSIPPFAL, from the exons ATGAAAGTCTCTCCCCCGTTGCGACACAACCCGCTGCAGGTCAAAGTGCGCCCCAGCCCAGCCTACAGCACATCTGGTTccctcacccctccatccctgTCTGCAGGGCTCGCCGTCGAGGTTCCTGGACTGTCGCGGTTCAAGCAGAGCCTGAAGAGAAAGCCCCCCCTATTCAGTCTTCATCCACGAGTCCTGCTCCCGGTGCCGAAGCCTTCTCCCGCCGACCACTCGGTCAACGCCCCAGCTGCCGTctgcatcaacaccacagctCCCGCAGCCAGTCGCTCAAGATTCATAAGAGGGACCCG AACCTGGCTATCAGCCCTGGTCCACAACCCTTCTACCTTGACATTTCTACCTCGACACCTTTCAACCAAAACCATGCTTGAAGTAACGGGCTACCCGCAACAGCAGTATTTCGGAGGTCCTGCACACCGTGTATTCCCTCCTTCGCCTCCGGCAGTGCCGTTGTCATCCTCGACCCCTGAACTTCTCCGCGAAGTGGCCTTCAATGCGTCCAATTATTATTCCTCCTCGAACCCAGCCACAAAGCAGCAGGCAGAGACTCGCTCGGCATCTGTATCTTctgtgtcgtcgtcgacatCTCTCACAAGCCCCCCAAGCATGCAGCATGGAACCAGTTCCCGGACGATATCACCGGTGCCTAGCATGACAGATTCAGCAATCGGGAACGCTCTGGTAGCCGGCACTCACTACCAGCAgtctcctcaacctcagtCTTACACCCCGCAAGCACACACAACATTGTCGCTGCCAAGCCCATCCCAATATTTTCAGGCGCACATGGCTCCTCCTGCGACTCTCTACTCGTCACTTTCTCAGAGACAATACTCGCAGTCGCAACACTACGGTTACCAAGTCGGCTCGATTTCCTCCCATCCTTCGCCACTATTGATGCAGAGCTTTCCTGGACTGGACTTCACCCACTTCGCCACCTCGTCTTACCACTCTCCATCGTCGGCTCTTCACTCGTATCAAACGTCCCCATTACTCCAATACCGGCCAGAAGTACGAGGCCCGTCCCCATTTCTCAAGGGACTGCAGAGCTTGCCTCCCCATATCATCAGCCGGATCCACAGGTCATTCACCTATCTAGAATGCTTCCAGGTGTCCAAAGTGTCCCGCTGGTTCAAGGAGAAATTCgaccccgccaacctcccagTCGAAGACAAGATTGCTGGAGTTCGTTATGCGGAACAATACTATCGCCGTTATTTCCCCGGCCgggcttcctcttccaaTGCGAGTGGAAGCGGCAGGGAGTACGATGCCAAGCACCCTGGATCATTCGGGTGCTACCACTGCTTCCAAATCAAGGGTCCGGAGTGTTTTGAGCAATTCAAATGGAACAACCACCCAGAGGACGACGGAAACAGCGAGACAGGCTCTTCCGCTAGTACGCCGGGGCCCGGTGCCGTCTCGGCTCGCTCGACGCCGCCGAAGTCTTCCGTATCGGCCTACTCTTCGACAGGTAACCCGCATTACGACCCGAGCCTTACGAGAAGCAGCGtcacggcggcggcaaacAATAGTCGCCGGGCGAGCAGAGCAGAACGCACTGGAAGTCCAGCATCGACTTCCACCGCGGCAGGTGGCAGCATGCCATCGACGGACTCTCCGCGAATCAAAGAGACTTGGGGAATCCGCCGGTTCTGCATTGACTGCGGTATCAGGAAGCAATACTATCGCCCTGGCGATCTGATTGAGCTTTGCAAGACCAAAGAGGCGGTTTGGGTGTGCCAATGCTGGAAAATTCACTGGCGGCCTGCCGAGATCAAATGCACTGACTGCGGGTCGTTTATTCCTCTTTCGACACCAAgtaggagaagagg GCTTAACTCTCAAACGATTCATTGTTTTTTCTTGTCGATTCCGCCTTTTGCTCTTTAG
- the APT1 gene encoding adenine phosphoribosyltransferase (COG:F; EggNog:ENOG503NUHG; BUSCO:EOG09264SSI) produces MSAPADSAQPLASTSNDQVPTSADITTSDASRGQSASASASASELARTKITLQGALKSFQDFPIPGINFIDILPLFQDPAIHNALLRALELQVLEFVGSLKPDVVVGLDARGFLFGPSLALKLDASFVPVRKKGKMPGPCVTAAYEKEYGTDFFQMQEGAIKPGQKVLVVDDIIATGGSAAAAGTLVKQLGGELVGYLFILEIAFLKGREKLGGVPTITLLETDE; encoded by the exons atgaGCGCCCCCGCCGACTCTGCCCAACCTCTGGCGTCGACCAGCAACGATCAAGTTCCCACCTCTGCTGATATCACCACCAGCGATGCCTCGAGAGGACagtccgcctccgcctccgccagTGCCTCCGAACTCGCCCGTACAAAGATAACTCTCCAGGGCGCCCTCAAGTCGTTCCAGGACTTTCCCATTCCCGGTATCAACTTCATCGATATCCTCCCCTTGTTCCAGGACCCCGCCATCCACAACGCCCTGCTCCGCGCCCTCGAGCTCCAGGTGCTCGAGTTTGTTGGCAGCTTGAAGCCCGATGTGGTTGTGGGGTTGGATGCGCGGGGTTTCCTCTTCGGCCCTTCGCTCGCCCTGAAGCTCGATGCGAGCTTCGTGCCCGTCCGCAAAAAGGGCAAGATGCCCGGCCCCTGCGTGACGGCTGCCTATGAGAAGGAGTACGGCACCGACTTTTTCCAGATGCAAGAGGGTGCTATCAAGCCGGGCCAGAAGGTCCTGGTCGTAGATGACATTATTGCTACCG GTGGATCTGCCGCGGCCGCTGGCACCTTGGTGAAGCAGCTCGGAGGTGAGCTGGTCGGCTatctcttcatcctcgagaTTGCCTTCCTCAAGGGCCGTGAGAAGCTCGGTGGCGTTCCTACCATTACTCTCCTCGAGACGGATGAGTAA
- a CDS encoding uncharacterized protein (EggNog:ENOG503P78Y; COG:S): protein MEPIKIKTTVLTADALAKAMAEMQSILSQLTPSEYNDALAIQSGDDSDRSAQKLFSDPGGNDSVSSDQNLTTTTTLACPSHPTTDEPTTTETKPGQNNYHILPHPVPVSKSEPRTVKIGTLNNIPIYHYFSHAEQFLASQEYATPFGKRFLLDEPDSLLPSDDPSDRVFHPPPHSEEWWPGPGNANRDFRFKKYFEIRKSGLGGLGAFATVDIEMGRVILLERPLLLTTHGRVEDDVLAMRQEGKGIYRSLDGGGEVGWVSRVKDRNCFDLGGGIGFFGIASRFNHACRGAANVNYKYDHHRKVMVMTARRDIEAGTELFIDYGAGSSACLYAMYGFVCRCGGGCRRLTRRDLEAMGAGLKELVKWGLASEKELAW from the exons ATGGAGcccatcaagatcaagaccaCCGTTCTCACCGCCGACGCTTTGGCGAAAGCCATGGCCGAGATGCAATCCATCCTTTCCCAACTAACCCCCTCAGAGTACAACGATGCCCTGGCCATCCAGTCAGGCGACGATTCCGACCGATCAGCTCAGAAGCTGTTCTCCGACCCGGGGGGCAACGACTCGGTCAGCTCTGACcaaaacctcaccaccacaacaacccttGCCTGTCCCAGTCATCCAACCACCGAcgaacccaccaccaccgagacaaAACCCGGGCAAAACAACTACCACATCCTCCCGCACCCGGTCCCGGTCTCCAAATCTGAGCCGCGGACTGTGAAAATCGGCACGCTAAACAACATCCCCATCTACCACTACTTCTCCCACGCCGAGCAGTTCCTCGCAAGCCAAGAATACGCCACCCCGTTCGGGAAgcgcttcctcctcgacgagCCAGACAGCTTGTTGCCTTCCGATGACCCCTCTGACAGGGTtttccaccctcccccccactcGGAGGAGTGGTGGCCCGGTCCGGGGAACGCAAACAGGGATTTTCGATTCAAGAAATATTTTGAGATACGCAAATCggggcttggggggttgggggcgttTGCTACGGTGGATATTGAGATGGGTAGGGTTATCTTGCTGGAGAGGCCGCTGCTGTTGACCACGCATGGaagggtggaggatgatgtgtTGGCGATGCGgcaggaggggaaggggatttATAGGAGCttggatgggggaggtgaggtggggTGGGTGAGCAGGGTGAAGGATCGGAATTG CTTTGATCTGGGAGGTGGGATAGGCTTCTTTGGGATTGCCTCGAGGTTCAACCATGCTTGTCGGGGTGCGGCGAATGTGAATTATAAGTATGATCATCACAGAAAGGTGATGGTTatgacggcgaggagggatATCGAGGCGGGGACGGAGCTGTTTATTGACTATGGGGCTGGGTCTTCGGCTTGCTTGTATGCCATGTATGGGTTTGTTTGTCGGTGCGGTGGGGGGTGCAGGcggttgacgaggagggatttGGAGGCCATGGGGGCTGGGTTGAAGGAACTTGTGAAGTGGGGGTTGGCGAGTGAGAAGGAGTTGGCGTGGTGA
- a CDS encoding uncharacterized protein (EggNog:ENOG503NU24; COG:G; CAZy:GH47), producing the protein MDHDHRDLLSDGGSRSDATRIPIDASARAPMPPESTMTFTRPILRPIPWIGWNMLLWCLVAVMLAPGHVGVAAMSADRIKELRQETVDMFYHGFDNYMDIAFPEDELRPVSCVPLTRDAKNPRNVELNDVLGNYSLTLIDSLSTLAILASAPPDERGTGPKALADFQHGVAALVEQYGDGSPGPSGVGQRGRGFDVDSKVQVFETVIRGLGGLLSAHLFAVGALPITGYKPRHIETDDPLYSQPIVWPNGFKYDGQILRLALDLGQRLLPAFYTKTGMPYPRVNLRHGIPFYTNSPMHENAPMNPPEGPLEITETCSAGAGSLVLEFTVLSRLTGDPRFEQLAKRAFWAVWYRKSQIGLIGAGVDAEQGHWIGAYAVIGAGADSFFEYALKSHILLSGHEPPNRTAPARKHRGGIDSDNWLDPNALFPPLNDAENSADSFLEAWHLAHAAIKRHLYNEKDHPHYDNVNLWTGSLVSNWVDSLGAYYSGLLVLAGEVEEAIETNLLYTAIWTRYAALPERYSLRDKTVEGGLGWWPLRPEFIESTYHIYRATKDPWYLYVGEMVLRDITRRCWTPCGWAGLQNVLDGEKSDRMESFFLGETAKYMYLLFDDEHPLNSLDAPYVFTTEGHPLIIPKAPPKDGPRRRRSPRKYLTVYPNEEYTNTCPPRPQTTPLSGSVVAARDDIYHAARLLDLHQLSPTSAYAIDAGQMSGQHMARSNYTLYPWTLPAELMPDNGTCAKLYQPEEVTLEFASNAQQAVGGSSFNFLLGSQNLERLSADRIRVSSLSGLKMSMRLEDSGTGEREWRVSKVNGVLLGKDESIIFDRAILGEIQDPRFSLIKDPVLAKLQQLHQINLLDDEPAASDDGSKASQQPLSQTEDTHEEEDLEELDADLLQDLLAKAELPPVASPRVSVPAFGSMVKALFNQIAASLDLQLPDATSIPGLRSSTPKKALPYNLVINRTAVTPTGLGAAPLPAHIIPPRAPRIPEFGPVPIEHFPWSTIYAAGTACDAVLPDSAPRDHQVIVIRRGGCNFSTKLANIPAFSPSFRSLQLVVIVSDDDGAESSSAAHLREQAGLIRPLLDEVQVTPAGFARRHPIPMVMVGGGDVGYEQLGAAKRMGLARRWFVESSGFRVRNVIVDEGDNDEVD; encoded by the exons ATGGACCACGACCATCGCGATTTGCTTAGCGATGGCGGCTCCCGATCCGACGCAACCCGAATTCCCATTGACGCATCTGCCCGCGCCCCGATGCCCCCCGAGAGTACCATGACATTCACACGGCCGATTCTCCGCCCAATACCATGGATAGGGTGGAATATGCTACTATGGTGTCTTGTGGCGGTGATGCTGGCCCCTGGCCACGTCGGGGTTGCGGCCATGTCAGCGGACAGGATAAAGGAGTTACGCCAGGAGACCGTTGACATGTTTTACCATGGCTTTGATAATTATATGGATATTGCCTtccccgaggacgag CTCCGTCCAGTATCATGTGTCCCACTGACCCGCGATGCGAAAAACCCACGAAATGTCGAGCTCAATGACGTGCTGGGCAACTACTCACTCACGCTAATAGACAGCCTCTCAACCTTGGCTATCTTGGCTTCTGCGCCACCAGATGAACGAGGCACTGGGCCGAAAGCCCTTGCAGATTTCCAGCATGGGGTAGCCGCCTTGGTCGAACAGTACGGAGATGGAAGCCCTGGACCTTCAGGAGTAGGCCAGCGTGGTCGTGGCTTCGATGTCGACAGCAAGGTCCAAGTCTTTGAGACGGTGATTCGAGGCCTTGGTGGGCTTCTCAGTGCCCATTTGTTTGCCGTGGGCGCGCTGCCGATAACCGGATACAAACCTCGCCATATCGAGACGGATGACCCCTTATATTCGCAACCAATCGTTTGGCCAAACGGGTTCAAGTACGATGGGCAAATTTTGAGATTAGCACTGGATCTGGGACAGAGGCTCTTGCCGGCCTTTTACACCAAGACGGGAATGCCATACCCGCGTGTCAACCTCCGTCATGGCATCCCCTTTTATACCAACTCACCCATGCATGAGAATGCACCCATGAACCCACCAGAAGGCCCACTGGAGATAACGGAAACGTGTAGCGCTGGCGCGGGGTCACTGGTGCTCGAGTTTACAGTTCTGAGTCGTCTGACCGGCGACCCGCGATTCGAGCAACTTGCAAAACGTGCCTTCTGGGCTGTCTGGTACAGAAAAAGCCAGATAGGACTTATAGGGGCTGGTGTGGATGCCGAGCAAGGCCACTGGATCGGAGCTTATGCCGTCATTGGTGCGGGCGCTGACAGCTTTTTCGAGTATGCTTTGAAGTCACATATTCTACTCTCTGGACATGAGCCCCCTAACCGGACGGCTCCTGCACGCAAACACAGGGGCGGCATCGACAGTGACAACTGGTTGGATCCCAACGctcttttccctcccctAAACGATGCCGAAAACTCGGCCGATTCGTTTTTGGAAGCATGGCATCTTGCACACGCAGCCATCAAGCGCCATCTTTACAATGAAAAAGACCACCCCCACTATGACAACGTTAACCTTTGGACAGGATCTTTAGTATCCAATTGGGTTGACAGCCTGGGCGCGTATTACTCGGGGCTCCTTGTCCTcgctggtgaggttgaggaagccaTTGAGACAAACCTCTTATACACCGCCATATGGACGAGGTATGCTGCGCTTCCTGAGCGGTACTCACTTCGTGACAAGACAGTTGAGGGTGGACTCGGCTGGTGGCCACTGCGGCCAGAGTTCATCGAGTCGACATACCACATATATCGCGCCACCAAAGACCCCTGGTATCTGTACGTTGGTGAGATGGTGTTGCGGGATATCACGAGACGTTGCTGGACCCCTTGCGGCTGGGCAGGCCTGCAAAACGTTTTGGATGGCGAAAAGAGCGACCGCATGGAAAGCTTTTTCCTCGGAGAGACCGCCAAATACATGTACTTGCTCTTTGACGACGAACACCCGCTAAACTCTTTGGATGCCCCTTATGTTTTCACAACCGAGGGACACCCACTCATTATTCCCAAGGCTCCGCCAAAAGATGGTCCTCGCCGACGACGGTCACCTCGCAAATACTTGACTGTCTATCCTAACGAGGAGTACACAAACACATGCCCGCCACGGCCCCAAACCACGCCATTATCAGGGTCGGTCGTTGCAGCAAGAGATGACATTTACCACGCCGCGCGCTTGTTGGATCTTCACCAGCTTTCCCCAACTTCCGCCTACGCTATCGATGCAGGGCAAATGTCTGGTCAACACATGGCTCGCTCAAACTACACGCTTTATCCGTGGACACTCCCTGCAGAGCTTATGCCTGACAATGGCACCTGCGCCAAACTGTACCAGCCAGAGGAGGTGACCCTGGAATTCGCCTCGAACGCGCAGCAGGCTGTTGGAGGCAGCTCCTTCAACTTTCTACTGGGCAGTCAGAATCTGGAAAGATTAAGTGCGGATCGTATCCGTGTTTCCAGCCTATCGGGACTCAAGATGTCAATGCGTCTGGAGGATAGTGGTACTGGTGAGCGTGAGTGGCGGGTCAGCAAAGTTAATGGCGTTTTGCTGGGCAAGGACGAATCCATCATCTTTGACCGGGCCATACTGGGCGAGATCCAAGATCCAAGATTCTCGCTGATCAAGGACCCCGTTCTCGCCAAACTCCAACAGTTACATCAAATCAACctgcttgatgatgagccCGCGGCTAGTGACGATGGGAGCAAAGCTAGCCAACAACCACTGTCTCAAACAGAAGACACccatgaagaagaagacctcgAAGAGCTCGACGCAGACCTCCTACAAGACCTTCTCGCCAAGGCCGAGCTTCCCCCCGTTGCCTCTCCCCGGGTCTCTGTTCCAGCTTTTGGCTCCATGGTCAAAGCACTCTTCAACCAAATTGCTGCCTCATTGgacctccagctcccagacGCCACCTCCATCCCGGGGCTTAGGTcgtccacccccaaaaaggCCCTGCCCTACAACCTGGTGATAAACCGAACAGCAGTCACCCCCACAGGGCTGGGCGCCGCCCCTCTACCAGCGcacatcatcccaccccGCGCGCCTCGCATCCCCGAGTTTGGACCCGTCCCGATAGAGCACTTCCCCTGGTCGACGATTTACGCGGCCGGCACTGCCTGCGACGCCGTCCTCCCCGACTCTGCCCCGCGAGACCACCAGGTCATCGTCATCCGCAGGGGCGGGTGCAACTTTTCGACCAAGCTGGCCAACATTCCCGCATTTTCGCCCTCGTTCAGGTCACTGCAgctggtggtgattgtgtcggatgatgacggggccgagtcgtcgtcggcggcgCATCTGAGGGAGCAAGCGGGGTTGATCAGGCCGTTGCTGGATGAGGTTCAGGTGACGCCTGCTGGGTTTGCGAGGAGGCACCCGATtccgatggtgatggttggtgggggggatgttgggtaTGAGCAGCTTGGGGCTgcgaagaggatggggttggcgaggaggtggtttgTGGAGAGCTCGGGGTTCAGGGTCAGGAATGtgattgttgatgagggggataaTGATGAGGTTGATTAG